In Hwangdonia lutea, a single window of DNA contains:
- a CDS encoding Lrp/AsnC ligand binding domain-containing protein, with translation MKVINQNIHIDGIDKKILRALMGDARTPILEIARNVGISGAAIHQRLRKLEKSGLISGSKFIINPKVLGYTTMAFIGIYLDKAMSNPEAVKQLKKIPEVLECHYTTGNWSVFIKILCKDNEHLMHLLNKEIQSISGVSRTETFISLDQQIDRQISI, from the coding sequence ATGAAAGTTATAAACCAAAACATACATATTGATGGTATCGATAAAAAGATACTTCGTGCTTTAATGGGAGATGCACGAACCCCAATTCTAGAAATTGCCCGTAACGTGGGTATTTCTGGAGCGGCTATTCATCAACGGTTACGCAAACTGGAAAAATCGGGGTTAATCTCTGGGTCTAAATTCATTATCAACCCCAAGGTTTTGGGTTACACCACTATGGCTTTTATTGGTATTTATTTAGATAAAGCCATGAGCAATCCCGAGGCTGTTAAACAACTAAAAAAAATTCCTGAGGTTTTAGAGTGCCATTACACCACGGGCAACTGGAGTGTTTTTATAAAAATACTGTGCAAAGACAACGAACATTTAATGCATTTGCTCAACAAAGAAATTCAATCGATTTCTGGGGTGTCGCGTACCGAAACATTTATTTCGCTGGATCAACAGATTGATAGACAGATTAGTATATAA
- a CDS encoding DUF3575 domain-containing protein, whose translation MKKLLLFPLVALFFYSTSFSQNETQNETDNSASTQNFNEIKLNGLFLIIGALDVTYERTLNEESGVGISILLPIDNNVSDDIKYMISPYYRFYFGEKYAGGFFLEGFGMLNSTNREINFSNDTYDFRTDFALGIGLGGKWITKSGFIGELSFGVGRNLFNNKNTDYEIIGKGGISIGYRF comes from the coding sequence ATGAAAAAACTACTGCTATTTCCTCTTGTTGCGCTTTTCTTTTATTCAACATCTTTTTCCCAAAACGAAACACAAAATGAAACGGATAACAGTGCTAGCACACAAAACTTTAATGAAATTAAATTAAACGGTTTGTTTTTAATAATAGGTGCATTGGATGTTACCTACGAACGCACTCTTAATGAAGAATCTGGAGTAGGAATTTCAATTTTACTCCCTATTGATAATAATGTAAGTGATGATATTAAATATATGATATCGCCATATTACCGTTTTTATTTTGGCGAAAAATATGCCGGCGGTTTTTTTCTTGAGGGCTTCGGAATGCTAAATTCTACAAATAGAGAAATTAATTTTTCTAACGACACTTATGATTTCAGAACAGATTTTGCTTTAGGTATTGGCTTAGGCGGAAAGTGGATTACTAAAAGTGGTTTTATTGGTGAGTTGAGTTTTGGAGTTGGTAGAAATCTTTTTAATAATAAGAATACCGATTACGAAATTATTGGTAAAGGTGGCATTTCTATTGGTTACAGATTTTAG
- a CDS encoding glycine--tRNA ligase has translation MANQDDQFKKVISHAKEYGYVFQSSEIYDGLSAVYDYAQNGAELKKNIRDYWWKAMVQMNDNIVGIDSAIFMHPTIWKASGHVDAFNDPLIDNKDSKKRYRADVLIEDYCAKIEAKIDKEVAKAAKRFGDAFNKDEFVTTNKRVLGYQEKIDTTLSRMAKSLDNEDLADVKLLIEELEIADPLTGSKNWTEVKQFNLMFGTKLGASADTAMDLYLRPETAQGIFVNFLNVQKTGRMKIPFGIAQTGKAFRNEIVARQFIFRMREFEQMEMQFFIKPGTQKEWYEHWKEARLKWHLSLGMGEENYRFHDHEKLAHYADAAADIEFKFPFGFKELEGIHSRTDFDLKAHEEFSGKKLQYFDHEENASYTPYVLETSIGLDRMFLAVFSNSLQEEELENGTTRTVLKLPSVLAPVKAAIFPLVKKDGLPEIAKQIVNDLKWDFNVFYDEKDAVGKRYRRQDANGTPFCITVDHDTLEDNMVTIRHRDTMEQQRVKIEDLRKIIKQEVDVRSWLMKM, from the coding sequence ATGGCAAATCAAGACGATCAATTTAAGAAAGTAATCTCTCATGCGAAGGAGTATGGTTACGTGTTCCAGAGTAGTGAAATCTACGATGGATTAAGTGCTGTTTATGACTATGCACAAAACGGCGCAGAGTTAAAGAAAAATATACGCGACTATTGGTGGAAGGCCATGGTGCAAATGAACGATAATATTGTGGGCATTGACTCCGCCATATTTATGCATCCAACCATTTGGAAAGCCTCGGGGCACGTTGATGCTTTTAACGACCCCTTAATTGACAATAAAGATTCTAAAAAACGCTATCGTGCCGATGTTTTAATTGAAGACTATTGTGCTAAAATTGAAGCTAAAATCGATAAAGAAGTAGCTAAAGCGGCAAAACGTTTTGGTGATGCCTTTAATAAAGACGAATTTGTTACTACCAACAAACGTGTTTTAGGCTATCAAGAAAAAATAGACACAACGCTTTCGCGGATGGCAAAATCTTTGGATAACGAAGATTTAGCCGATGTTAAATTACTTATTGAAGAGTTGGAAATTGCCGATCCGTTAACCGGCAGTAAAAATTGGACTGAAGTAAAGCAGTTTAATTTAATGTTCGGTACCAAGTTAGGCGCATCGGCTGATACTGCGATGGATTTATATTTACGACCCGAAACGGCACAAGGTATTTTTGTGAACTTTTTGAACGTACAAAAAACGGGACGCATGAAAATTCCGTTTGGTATCGCCCAAACCGGAAAAGCCTTTAGAAACGAAATTGTAGCACGTCAATTTATTTTCAGAATGCGCGAGTTCGAGCAAATGGAAATGCAGTTTTTTATAAAACCAGGCACGCAAAAAGAGTGGTACGAGCATTGGAAGGAAGCCCGATTAAAATGGCATTTATCCTTAGGCATGGGCGAAGAAAATTACCGTTTTCACGACCACGAAAAATTAGCGCATTATGCTGATGCAGCAGCCGATATCGAGTTTAAGTTTCCTTTTGGGTTTAAAGAATTGGAAGGTATCCATTCGCGCACCGATTTTGATTTAAAAGCCCACGAAGAATTTTCAGGTAAAAAATTACAGTATTTCGACCACGAAGAAAACGCCAGTTACACACCGTATGTCTTAGAAACATCCATTGGTTTAGACCGTATGTTTTTGGCCGTATTCTCAAATTCGTTACAAGAAGAAGAACTTGAAAACGGCACTACACGAACCGTTTTAAAATTGCCAAGTGTTTTAGCACCGGTTAAAGCCGCCATTTTTCCTTTGGTTAAAAAAGATGGTTTGCCAGAAATCGCTAAACAAATTGTAAACGATTTAAAATGGGATTTTAATGTGTTTTACGATGAAAAGGATGCTGTTGGAAAACGTTACAGGCGTCAAGATGCCAACGGAACACCATTCTGCATCACTGTTGATCACGACACTTTAGAAGATAACATGGTTACCATTCGCCACCGCGATACCATGGAGCAGCAACGCGTTAAAATTGAAGATTTACGTAAAATTATCAAGCAAGAGGTTGATGTGCGTTCTTGGTTGATGAAAATGTAA
- a CDS encoding ComF family protein, with translation MIESVINLFFPKVCYACLNLLDDNADTICIDCRHDLPVTNFHFDDNDAVKKVLYGRAKVENGTALFRFEKKGLVQQLIHGLKYRGYDNIGYFLGNWLGGELKTVAQYNAIDLVIPVPLHKNKLKKRGFNQVAKFGQQIAKALNTDYRDDVLVKITNTKSQTTKGRISRWMNTDELFALKNMAAIDNKHILLVDDIITTGATMEACILVLKQVETVKISIATMAIA, from the coding sequence ATGATTGAATCTGTTATCAATTTATTCTTCCCCAAAGTATGCTATGCGTGTCTTAATTTATTAGACGACAACGCCGATACGATTTGCATTGATTGTCGGCACGATTTGCCCGTTACCAATTTTCATTTTGATGATAATGATGCAGTAAAAAAGGTACTTTACGGACGTGCAAAAGTTGAAAACGGCACCGCCCTTTTTAGGTTTGAAAAAAAAGGATTGGTACAACAACTCATTCACGGATTAAAGTATAGGGGTTATGATAATATTGGGTATTTCTTAGGCAACTGGCTTGGAGGCGAATTAAAAACCGTTGCACAGTACAACGCCATAGACCTGGTAATTCCCGTACCACTTCATAAAAACAAGCTAAAAAAAAGAGGTTTTAATCAAGTGGCAAAATTTGGTCAACAAATAGCAAAGGCTTTAAACACCGATTATAGAGACGATGTGTTGGTTAAAATCACCAATACCAAATCGCAAACTACAAAAGGGCGCATTTCCCGTTGGATGAATACAGATGAATTATTTGCTTTAAAAAACATGGCGGCCATTGATAATAAACACATTTTATTGGTTGATGATATTATTACCACAGGTGCCACAATGGAAGCTTGCATATTGGTTTTAAAGCAAGTTGAAACCGTTAAAATCAGTATCGCAACCATGGCAATAGCTTGA
- a CDS encoding Ig-like domain-containing domain: protein MSKTLSNFIFIALISLIFINCANRGTPSGGPKDDTPPSIEKSTPENFSTNFKGNEIKIVFDEYIKIKDLQKQLIISPPMTYQPDITPLGNASKEIKIRINDTLPPNTTYAFNFGNSITDNNEGNPFPYYRYVFSTGDYIDSLTVKGQIVDAFKREPETFVSVGLYEVDSTFNDSIVYKEAPKYITNTLDSVTTFSIENIKAGKYMLIALKDANNDNKFQQKTDQIAFHENFIEVPNDSLYTLKLFSEQLDFKAARPRLIAGEKIAFGYEGDYKDMKIKITSETPEDFSHRISKDEKTDTLYYWYKPRLEVDSLLFNVSHPTFEKDFTVRISEQKRDSLIFKAQPTGNIGYEDAFKIFANIPFTDFDASKMRILDRDSTNVDFTTQYDSITNTYNFDFNKTEDNNYNIQILPEAFTDFFDNRNDTLNYAVKTKKASDFGSVRFTLANAKYPIIFQLTNANGEVKYEKYVTKPEPLDFLTLDSGKYFIRVIFDTNGNGKYDPGNYLKKIQPERVSHFEMDDEVRSDWSFVQTLNFIEE from the coding sequence ATGAGCAAGACCCTTTCTAACTTTATTTTTATCGCATTAATAAGCTTAATTTTTATTAATTGTGCCAATAGGGGCACCCCAAGTGGTGGACCAAAAGACGACACGCCTCCGAGTATTGAAAAATCTACGCCCGAAAATTTTTCGACTAATTTTAAAGGCAACGAAATCAAGATTGTTTTCGACGAATACATTAAGATAAAAGACTTGCAAAAGCAATTGATTATCTCGCCTCCTATGACATACCAACCCGATATAACACCGCTTGGTAATGCGAGTAAAGAGATAAAAATTAGAATAAACGATACGCTGCCACCGAATACAACCTACGCCTTTAACTTTGGGAATAGTATTACCGACAACAACGAAGGCAACCCATTCCCCTATTACCGATATGTGTTTTCAACGGGCGATTATATAGATTCGTTAACCGTAAAGGGGCAAATTGTTGATGCGTTTAAAAGAGAACCCGAAACCTTTGTATCGGTGGGTTTATACGAAGTAGATTCTACCTTTAACGATTCCATTGTTTACAAAGAAGCGCCAAAATATATTACCAACACCCTCGATAGTGTTACCACGTTTTCGATTGAAAACATTAAAGCTGGGAAATATATGCTTATAGCCTTAAAAGATGCTAATAACGATAATAAATTTCAGCAAAAAACAGATCAAATCGCTTTTCATGAAAACTTTATTGAAGTGCCCAACGATTCGCTTTACACCTTAAAACTATTTTCCGAACAACTCGATTTTAAAGCCGCAAGACCACGTTTAATAGCAGGTGAAAAAATTGCTTTTGGGTACGAGGGCGATTATAAAGACATGAAAATAAAGATAACTTCTGAAACGCCTGAAGATTTTTCACATCGTATTTCTAAAGATGAAAAAACCGACACGCTTTACTATTGGTACAAACCCAGATTAGAGGTGGACTCGTTGTTGTTTAATGTGTCGCACCCTACTTTTGAAAAAGATTTTACCGTACGCATTAGCGAGCAAAAAAGAGATTCTTTGATATTTAAAGCACAACCGACCGGGAATATAGGTTACGAAGATGCTTTTAAGATTTTTGCCAACATTCCTTTTACAGATTTTGATGCTTCAAAAATGCGTATTTTAGATCGAGATTCTACAAATGTTGATTTTACAACCCAATACGATTCCATTACAAATACTTATAATTTCGACTTTAACAAAACCGAAGACAACAACTATAACATTCAAATATTACCCGAAGCTTTTACCGATTTTTTCGATAATAGAAATGATACTTTAAACTACGCTGTAAAAACTAAAAAAGCCTCGGATTTTGGATCGGTAAGATTTACATTGGCAAATGCAAAATACCCTATTATTTTTCAGTTAACCAACGCCAATGGCGAAGTTAAATACGAAAAATACGTAACCAAACCCGAGCCTTTGGATTTCTTAACCTTAGACTCTGGAAAGTATTTTATTAGAGTGATTTTTGATACCAATGGCAACGGGAAATATGATCCCGGTAATTACCTTAAAAAAATTCAGCCGGAGCGTGTAAGCCATTTTGAAATGGACGATGAAGTTCGGTCGGATTGGAGTTTTGTACAGACTTTAAATTTTATTGAAGAGTAA
- a CDS encoding amidohydrolase, translating into MNNQLKIAIIQSDLVWENPEQNRNNFSKKIKHISEQVDVIILPEMFTTGFTMNAKAVAETMQGKTVEWMKNTASKYNAAMVGSLIISEDNQYFNRLLFVEPSGKIIIYNKRHTFTLVGEDKVFAAGQEKVIVSYKGWNICPLICYDLRFPVWARNTEDYDVLIYVANWPKPRVSAWDALLKARAIENMSYCIGVNRVGIDGVDSEYSGHSAVYDVLGNVMTSFKPSKEQTEIVTLEKNHISKYRNKFKFLDDKDAFTLQ; encoded by the coding sequence ATGAACAATCAACTCAAAATAGCAATAATTCAATCAGATTTAGTTTGGGAAAACCCAGAGCAAAATCGAAATAATTTTTCTAAAAAAATAAAACATATTTCTGAGCAAGTTGATGTGATTATATTGCCCGAAATGTTTACCACAGGGTTTACCATGAATGCCAAGGCTGTTGCCGAAACCATGCAAGGTAAAACGGTAGAGTGGATGAAAAATACCGCTTCAAAGTACAATGCAGCTATGGTTGGAAGCCTTATTATTTCTGAAGACAACCAATATTTTAACCGCTTGTTGTTTGTTGAGCCTTCCGGAAAAATAATTATTTATAACAAACGACATACCTTTACTTTGGTTGGTGAAGATAAAGTGTTTGCCGCTGGACAAGAGAAAGTTATCGTCAGTTATAAAGGTTGGAACATTTGTCCGTTAATTTGTTACGATTTACGCTTTCCCGTTTGGGCGAGAAACACTGAGGATTATGATGTATTAATTTACGTTGCCAATTGGCCAAAGCCCAGGGTTTCAGCTTGGGATGCCTTATTAAAAGCGCGCGCCATTGAGAATATGAGTTATTGCATTGGTGTAAACCGCGTTGGGATTGATGGTGTGGATAGTGAGTATTCGGGACATTCAGCGGTTTATGATGTTTTAGGAAATGTAATGACTTCATTTAAACCCAGTAAAGAACAGACCGAAATCGTGACATTGGAAAAAAACCACATATCCAAATACAGAAATAAATTTAAGTTTTTAGATGATAAAGACGCGTTTACTCTTCAATAA
- a CDS encoding methionine aminotransferase, with amino-acid sequence MQHISKLPDVGTTIFTVMATLAKKHRAINLAQGFPDFKMDANLIDLVTSAMKNGHNQYAPMPGDLGLREAIAKKFDLLYNTSYHPEQELTITAGATQAIFSVISAFIKPNDEVIIFRPAYDCYQPAIALNGGKTVSIALASPDFKVDWNVVKAKINSRTKMMIINTPQNPIGTIFSEADMLQLQQITKETDIIVLSDEVYEHMVFDGKKHQSVCLFPDLKSRSFIVASFGKTFHNTGWKTGYCCAPKTLMSEFRKVHQFNVFSVNHPMQKALAEYLENENHYLELSVFYQQKRDLVLSLIKDSRFKFTPSKGTYFQLLDYSEITNENDVDFAKRLTIENKLASIPISVFYDTKIESKMLRFCFAKKDDTLKRAADILNHV; translated from the coding sequence ATGCAACATATCTCTAAATTGCCGGATGTTGGCACCACTATTTTTACGGTTATGGCAACTTTGGCTAAAAAGCATCGCGCGATAAATTTAGCGCAAGGTTTCCCCGATTTCAAAATGGATGCAAACCTTATCGATTTGGTTACTTCCGCTATGAAAAACGGACACAACCAATATGCGCCCATGCCCGGAGATTTAGGGTTGCGTGAGGCGATTGCAAAAAAGTTCGATTTGTTGTACAATACAAGTTATCATCCGGAACAAGAGCTCACCATTACCGCAGGCGCAACCCAAGCTATTTTTAGTGTTATTTCAGCATTTATTAAACCAAATGATGAGGTTATTATTTTTAGGCCGGCGTACGATTGTTACCAACCCGCCATTGCATTAAATGGAGGAAAAACAGTTTCGATTGCTTTGGCATCTCCCGATTTTAAAGTGGATTGGAATGTGGTAAAAGCGAAAATTAATAGTCGTACTAAAATGATGATTATCAATACGCCACAAAACCCTATCGGTACCATTTTTTCTGAAGCTGACATGCTTCAATTGCAACAAATAACCAAGGAAACCGATATTATTGTATTGAGTGACGAGGTTTACGAGCATATGGTTTTTGATGGCAAAAAACACCAAAGCGTATGCTTGTTTCCAGACTTAAAATCCAGAAGCTTTATCGTCGCTTCTTTTGGTAAAACCTTCCATAATACCGGCTGGAAAACGGGTTATTGTTGTGCTCCAAAAACGTTGATGAGCGAGTTTAGAAAAGTGCATCAGTTTAATGTATTTAGCGTTAATCATCCCATGCAAAAGGCATTGGCCGAATATTTGGAAAATGAAAATCATTATTTGGAACTATCGGTATTTTACCAACAAAAAAGAGACCTGGTTTTAAGTTTGATAAAAGATTCGCGGTTTAAGTTTACGCCATCAAAAGGCACGTATTTTCAGCTTTTGGATTATTCTGAAATTACTAATGAAAACGATGTCGATTTCGCAAAACGGCTGACTATTGAAAACAAATTGGCATCGATACCTATTTCGGTGTTTTATGATACCAAAATTGAAAGTAAAATGCTTCGGTTTTGTTTTGCCAAAAAAGATGACACTTTAAAACGTGCCGCGGATATTTTGAACCACGTTTGA
- a CDS encoding S46 family peptidase, with protein MKFLKFLLLFVSLNAFAQQGGMWIPSLLEGMNEEEMTSLGSKLTAEDIYDVNNSSLKDAIGHFNGGCTSEVISPKGLILTNHHCGFSQIQSHSSLENDYLKHGFWAKNFEEELPNNGLFIEFIVSIHDVTNKVLAAVNEQMTEKEKQSALDKTSNGILKTWPKETWQDAKIKAFYKGNQYFLFVTERFDDIRLVGAPPSSIGKFGSDTDNWVFPRHTGDFALFRIYADANNRPAKYSENNKPYTPKHFLPISLDGVEEGDFTLVFGFPGRTNEYLPAVAIEHITKDYNPTNIAIREAALKVIDEKMKADDEVRIKYASKQARIANAWKKWIGENLGIEKSNAVEKRRAFEATFTKALKEKGLEKKYGNILPEFDRLYKDFAPVNIKRRNFIEVFLTTNELMQMTFRTYQVMEAIKNNPNVFEPAKADLSARLKKIHKNYNVDVDRGVFNSVMPLYTNHVDASIYDKTAFTNLDTALKLLEGTPEEVLNNINNDAAYKYAKPLIDEFFNVIDKEFQKKNEPITALQTQYMTALMEALPNARYFPDANSTLRVTYGQVRGYSPRDAVYYNHVSYLDGVIEKYIPGDYEFDVPQKLRDLYAAKDYGQYADTNGKVPVCFLGTNHTTGGNSGSPAIDANGNLVGLNFDRVWEGTMSDMNYDPEICRNIMVDVRYILFIVDKYAGAKHLIDEMELVHPKK; from the coding sequence ATGAAATTTCTTAAATTTTTATTGCTATTTGTATCGTTAAACGCCTTTGCACAGCAAGGTGGCATGTGGATTCCTTCGCTTTTAGAAGGCATGAATGAGGAGGAAATGACCAGTTTGGGCAGCAAGTTAACGGCCGAAGATATCTACGACGTTAACAACTCCAGTTTAAAAGATGCCATTGGGCATTTTAACGGCGGATGCACCAGTGAAGTGATTTCGCCAAAAGGCTTGATTTTAACCAATCACCATTGCGGATTTAGCCAAATACAATCGCATTCCTCTCTTGAAAACGATTATTTAAAGCATGGTTTTTGGGCAAAGAATTTTGAAGAAGAACTTCCAAACAACGGTTTGTTTATTGAGTTTATTGTGAGCATACACGATGTAACCAACAAAGTTTTGGCAGCCGTAAATGAGCAAATGACCGAAAAAGAAAAACAGTCTGCCCTTGATAAAACCAGCAATGGGATTTTAAAAACATGGCCCAAAGAAACTTGGCAAGACGCCAAAATAAAAGCGTTTTACAAAGGCAATCAGTACTTTTTATTTGTTACCGAACGTTTTGATGATATTCGTTTGGTTGGTGCGCCACCAAGCAGTATTGGTAAGTTTGGCAGCGATACCGATAATTGGGTGTTCCCAAGGCACACAGGCGATTTCGCTTTGTTCCGAATTTATGCCGATGCCAATAATCGTCCAGCAAAATACAGCGAAAACAACAAACCGTACACCCCAAAACATTTTTTACCCATATCGCTTGATGGTGTTGAAGAAGGCGATTTTACCTTGGTATTTGGTTTTCCGGGTCGCACCAACGAATATTTACCTGCCGTTGCTATTGAACATATCACAAAAGATTACAACCCAACAAACATTGCCATTCGCGAAGCGGCTTTAAAAGTGATTGATGAAAAGATGAAAGCTGATGACGAGGTGCGCATAAAATACGCCTCAAAACAAGCCAGAATAGCCAATGCTTGGAAAAAATGGATAGGCGAGAACTTAGGCATTGAAAAAAGTAATGCCGTAGAAAAAAGACGTGCTTTCGAAGCTACTTTTACCAAGGCCTTAAAAGAAAAAGGCTTGGAGAAAAAATATGGTAATATCCTTCCGGAGTTTGACCGTTTGTACAAAGATTTTGCACCCGTAAACATTAAGCGCCGTAATTTTATCGAGGTGTTTTTAACCACTAATGAGTTGATGCAAATGACTTTTAGAACCTATCAAGTTATGGAAGCCATCAAAAACAACCCCAATGTTTTTGAACCTGCCAAAGCAGATCTTTCGGCAAGGTTAAAGAAAATCCATAAAAATTATAATGTCGATGTGGATAGAGGCGTGTTCAATAGCGTGATGCCTTTATACACCAATCATGTGGATGCTTCAATTTATGATAAAACGGCCTTCACGAATTTAGATACGGCTTTAAAATTATTAGAAGGCACACCAGAAGAGGTCTTAAACAACATTAATAACGATGCCGCTTACAAATACGCTAAACCACTTATCGATGAGTTTTTCAATGTTATCGATAAAGAATTTCAGAAAAAAAACGAGCCGATTACCGCGTTACAAACCCAATACATGACCGCTTTAATGGAGGCTTTACCCAATGCGCGTTATTTCCCGGATGCGAACAGTACGCTTCGTGTTACATACGGTCAGGTTCGTGGCTATTCACCCAGAGATGCGGTATATTACAACCATGTGAGCTATTTAGACGGTGTTATTGAAAAATATATTCCGGGAGATTACGAGTTTGACGTGCCACAAAAACTCCGCGATTTATACGCTGCAAAAGATTACGGGCAATATGCCGATACCAACGGAAAAGTACCGGTTTGCTTTTTGGGCACCAACCACACCACAGGAGGAAATTCGGGTAGTCCAGCTATTGATGCCAACGGCAATTTAGTAGGGTTGAACTTCGATAGGGTTTGGGAAGGCACAATGAGCGACATGAATTACGACCCCGAAATTTGCCGAAATATTATGGTGGATGTGCGTTACATCCTTTTTATTGTCGATAAATATGCGGGTGCCAAACACTTAATTGATGAAATGGAATTGGTGCATCCTAAAAAGTAG
- a CDS encoding LytR/AlgR family response regulator transcription factor — protein sequence MNCIIIEDEIPAQKVLKNFIGKVPHLNLIDTFKAAIEANSFLNSNAVDVIFLDINLPDISGLDFIKTVKNPPAIIMTTAYPDYAVSSFELDTIVDYLVKPFSFDRFLKAINKAKDRIETPKSNTEDKDEETIFLNVDKTLHKLTFNTILYIESDRNYITVVTETQKLSYIDALKNWHSKLPKNQFFQVHKSFIINRKFVDKISGNILFIKENKIPIGRTYKQNLLKQLKII from the coding sequence ATGAATTGCATCATCATTGAAGACGAAATTCCTGCTCAAAAAGTTTTAAAAAACTTTATTGGTAAAGTTCCTCATCTCAATTTGATTGATACGTTTAAAGCGGCCATTGAAGCTAATTCGTTTTTAAACTCCAATGCGGTTGATGTCATTTTTTTAGATATTAACTTACCCGATATTTCTGGGCTCGATTTTATTAAAACCGTTAAAAATCCACCAGCAATTATAATGACGACAGCATATCCCGATTACGCGGTTTCTAGTTTCGAGCTCGATACGATAGTTGATTATTTGGTAAAGCCTTTTTCGTTCGATAGGTTTTTAAAAGCCATTAATAAAGCAAAAGATAGAATTGAAACGCCCAAAAGCAACACCGAAGACAAAGACGAGGAAACCATCTTTTTAAATGTCGATAAAACATTGCACAAGCTTACTTTTAACACAATACTTTATATTGAATCGGACCGGAATTACATTACCGTTGTTACCGAAACCCAAAAGCTATCGTATATTGATGCGTTAAAAAATTGGCATTCCAAATTACCGAAGAACCAGTTTTTTCAAGTGCATAAATCATTTATTATAAACCGAAAATTTGTCGATAAAATTTCAGGAAACATCCTTTTTATAAAAGAAAATAAAATCCCCATTGGCAGGACTTACAAGCAGAATTTATTAAAACAACTGAAAATTATATAG
- a CDS encoding sensor histidine kinase, protein MLVLHKHTSQILVHILFWMLFILVSLFLFSDFYWHDNPFLQYLSILVIIVYANHFVLLPFFVKKRLYILYVFVFAAISFLATELYCNVFAECGCSIMKCLSDYLWQTLVPLIFFSFIWMLYRFLDEQAEVEQIKKEHTEMELKFLKSQINPHVLFNNLNTIYSYTLEKPNEAANLILMLSDNLKHVLYESNAETISLKKEIQFIDNYMKFQKLRTEGTKQIHYSKNIDSFQHKIAPLLLITIIENAFKHSTLNSDISISINIENNSLECICENDFDKEKVTETDFKIGLQNLEKRLKLIYKDKFIFKINKTETFKVYLKLILE, encoded by the coding sequence ATGCTGGTTTTACACAAACATACTTCGCAAATTTTAGTGCACATCCTGTTTTGGATGCTGTTTATATTAGTATCGCTTTTTTTGTTTTCAGACTTTTATTGGCACGACAATCCGTTTTTGCAATACCTGTCCATCCTCGTTATTATTGTTTACGCCAACCATTTTGTGTTGCTTCCGTTTTTTGTTAAAAAGCGGCTTTATATTTTGTACGTTTTCGTTTTTGCCGCCATCTCGTTTTTAGCCACCGAATTGTATTGCAATGTGTTTGCAGAATGCGGATGTTCTATTATGAAATGTTTAAGCGACTACTTATGGCAAACGCTGGTGCCGCTCATATTTTTCTCTTTTATTTGGATGCTGTACCGGTTTTTAGATGAACAAGCCGAAGTGGAACAGATTAAAAAAGAACACACCGAAATGGAGCTGAAGTTTTTAAAATCGCAAATAAACCCGCATGTGCTTTTTAATAATTTGAACACCATTTATTCCTATACTTTAGAAAAACCAAACGAAGCTGCCAACCTTATTTTAATGCTATCCGATAACTTAAAACATGTACTTTACGAAAGTAATGCTGAAACGATTTCTTTGAAAAAAGAGATTCAGTTTATTGATAATTACATGAAATTTCAAAAGCTACGAACCGAAGGCACAAAACAGATTCATTATTCAAAAAACATCGATTCGTTTCAGCATAAAATTGCGCCATTGCTTTTAATAACCATTATCGAGAACGCTTTTAAACACAGTACTTTAAATAGCGATATTTCGATCTCTATTAATATTGAAAATAATAGTTTAGAATGTATTTGTGAGAATGATTTTGACAAAGAGAAAGTAACCGAAACCGATTTTAAAATAGGCTTACAAAACTTAGAAAAACGATTAAAACTGATTTATAAAGATAAATTCATCTTTAAAATTAATAAAACTGAAACCTTCAAAGTGTATTTAAAATTGATTCTTGAATAA